One window from the genome of Lysobacter helvus encodes:
- a CDS encoding STAS domain-containing protein, with translation MERIPILQMGQFLLVTIQVDMHDQLALTLQDDLSERIRKSSARGVLIDISALEIVDSFIGRMISTISGLSHIMDAETVLVGMQPAVAITLVELGLTLPGVATALNVERGMALLHQRMQQA, from the coding sequence GTGGAACGCATCCCGATCCTCCAGATGGGGCAGTTCCTGCTCGTCACCATCCAGGTCGACATGCACGACCAGCTCGCGCTGACGTTGCAGGACGACCTGTCCGAGCGCATCCGCAAGTCGTCGGCCCGCGGCGTGCTCATCGACATCTCCGCGCTGGAGATCGTCGACTCCTTCATCGGCCGCATGATCAGCACGATCTCCGGCCTGTCGCACATCATGGACGCCGAGACGGTGCTCGTCGGCATGCAGCCGGCGGTGGCGATCACGCTGGTCGAACTCGGGCTCACGCTGCCGGGCGTTGCGACCGCGTTGAACGTCGAGCGCGGCATGGCGCTGCTGCACCAACGAATGCAGCAGGCATGA
- a CDS encoding STAS domain-containing protein, giving the protein MPVLPQRTIDAITKNEQSLLARWGQGLETSGATRDARITADELSRQTREFLRLLVSTAATADATNITGKDWADTRTFLDGLSRTRAEQGFDSQHTANFIFSLKRPMFEELQRAYADSPAQLADQLVGVSEMLDALGMHTVRAFQKTREDIINRQQEELLELSTPVVKLWDGVLALPMIGTLDSQRTQVVMESLLQRIVDTGSEIAIIDITGVPTVDTLVAQHLLKTVTAIRLMGADCIISGVRPQIAQTIVHLGLDLQGIVTKANLADALALALKRLNMTVVKAS; this is encoded by the coding sequence ATGCCCGTGTTGCCGCAACGTACGATCGACGCGATCACCAAGAACGAACAGAGCCTGCTGGCGCGTTGGGGCCAGGGCCTGGAAACGAGCGGCGCGACGCGCGACGCACGCATCACCGCCGATGAGTTGTCGCGCCAGACGCGCGAATTCCTCCGCCTGCTGGTGAGCACCGCCGCCACGGCCGATGCCACCAACATCACCGGCAAGGACTGGGCCGACACGCGCACGTTCCTCGATGGCCTGTCGCGCACGCGCGCCGAGCAGGGCTTCGATTCCCAGCACACCGCCAATTTCATCTTCTCGCTGAAGCGCCCGATGTTCGAGGAACTGCAGCGCGCCTACGCCGATTCGCCCGCGCAGCTGGCCGACCAGCTGGTGGGCGTGTCCGAGATGCTCGATGCCCTGGGCATGCACACGGTGCGCGCGTTCCAGAAGACGCGCGAGGACATCATCAACCGCCAGCAGGAAGAACTGCTCGAGCTGTCGACCCCGGTCGTGAAGCTGTGGGACGGCGTGCTGGCGCTGCCGATGATCGGCACGCTGGATTCGCAGCGCACCCAGGTGGTGATGGAATCGCTGCTGCAGCGGATCGTCGACACCGGCTCGGAGATCGCGATCATCGACATCACCGGCGTGCCGACGGTCGACACGCTGGTCGCGCAGCACCTGCTCAAGACGGTCACCGCCATCCGCCTGATGGGCGCGGACTGCATCATCAGCGGCGTGCGTCCGCAGATCGCGCAGACCATCGTGCACCTCGGGCTGGACCTGCAGGGCATCGTGACCAAGGCCAACCTCGCCGATGCACTGGCGCTGGCCTTGAAGCGACTGAACATGACGGTGGTCAAGGCCTCCTGA
- the galE gene encoding UDP-glucose 4-epimerase GalE — protein sequence MHILVCGGAGYIGSHMARWLALRGTRVTVLDNLSTGHRAAVQWGELIEADLRDASALDRAFAAHRFDAVMHFCAKSLVAESVADPLAYYESNVGGTLSLLQAMRRHGVERLVFSSTAAVFGHPMTDRIDETHPLQPINPYGATKAMAERLLADAAAAHGLRSVALRYFNAAGASDDASIGESHHPETHLVPNVLRAALGTGPGLQVFGDDWPTPDGTCIRDYVHVDDLAQAHALALDYMDAHPGAHAFNLGNGAGFSVREVIAAAEAASGQAIPFSVQPRRAGDPAVLVAASDLARAALGWTPVHNALAPILESALRWHRAPTF from the coding sequence ATGCACATCCTCGTCTGCGGCGGAGCGGGTTACATCGGCAGCCACATGGCGCGCTGGCTCGCCCTGCGCGGCACGCGCGTCACGGTGCTCGACAACCTCTCCACCGGGCATCGCGCCGCGGTGCAGTGGGGCGAGCTGATCGAAGCGGACCTGCGCGATGCCAGCGCGCTCGACCGCGCCTTCGCGGCCCATCGCTTCGACGCGGTCATGCACTTCTGCGCCAAGTCGCTCGTCGCCGAATCGGTGGCCGATCCGCTGGCGTACTACGAATCCAACGTCGGCGGCACGCTGTCGTTGCTGCAGGCGATGCGGCGGCATGGCGTCGAGCGGCTGGTGTTCTCGTCGACGGCCGCGGTGTTCGGGCATCCGATGACGGACCGCATCGACGAAACCCATCCGCTGCAGCCCATCAATCCCTACGGCGCCACGAAGGCGATGGCCGAGCGCCTGCTCGCCGATGCCGCGGCGGCGCATGGCCTGCGTTCGGTGGCGCTGCGCTACTTCAACGCGGCCGGCGCCAGCGACGATGCCAGCATCGGCGAATCGCACCATCCGGAAACGCACCTGGTCCCCAACGTGCTGCGCGCGGCGCTGGGCACGGGGCCGGGGCTGCAGGTCTTCGGCGACGACTGGCCGACGCCGGATGGCACCTGCATCCGCGACTACGTGCACGTCGACGACCTGGCGCAGGCGCACGCGCTCGCACTCGACTACATGGACGCGCATCCGGGCGCGCACGCGTTCAACCTCGGCAACGGCGCGGGCTTCTCGGTGCGCGAAGTCATCGCGGCGGCGGAGGCGGCGAGCGGGCAGGCGATCCCTTTCAGCGTGCAACCCCGGCGCGCAGGGGATCCGGCGGTGCTCGTGGCGGCCAGCGATCTTGCGCGCGCGGCGCTGGGATGGACGCCGGTGCACAACGCCCTTGCGCCGATCCTGGAAAGCGCACTGCGCTGGCATCGCGCGCCGACGTTCTGA
- a CDS encoding putative Ig domain-containing protein translates to MFSRLIRAMGATLVVLAALIAAPANANNKTVNGITVETNWSQIQRGLPYSYQIAPSGPSGYVGTYNFSQLSGTLPQGITVSPTGLVTGTTCENNGNYAGIGLRISTNQATPTVADFTAGNAHSVNVTTSPTGSCAVTVAGTPPNGVVGVSYAGAVTASGGVSPYVYALTSGTLPPGVVLNTATGALTGTPTTAGTYTFSIYVTDVGARTGVGTFTVTIAPAATITVAPATLPNGTTTVAYSQTVSASGGTAPYTFALSAGTLPTGLALSASGAITGTPTVAGTYNFTVRGTDNVGNTGTRAYTVAIAGSATLTVNPATLPGGTNGTAYSQNITATGGTAPYTFAVTAGSLPTGLALTSGGVLSGTPTVAGSYTFTVTGTDANGNFGTRSYTVVVAGASTLTVNPATLPGGTNGSAYSQNITATGGTAPYTFAVTAGSLPTGLTLTSGGVLSGTPTAAGSYTFTVTGSDANGNFGSRSYTVVVAGASTLTINPATLPGGTNGSAYSQNITATGGTAPYTFAVTAGSLPTGLTLTSAGVLSGTPTAAGSFTFTVTGSDANGNFGSRSYTVVVAGASTLTINPATLPGGTNGSAYSQNITATGGTAPYSFAVTAGALPNGLTLSSTGVLSGTPTIAGSYTFTVTGTDANGNFGARSYTVAIAGANTLSISPATLPAAANGAAYSQSLSATGGTAPYTYSVSSGALPAGMTVSAAGVVSGTPTVAGTYSFTVSVVDANGNFGTQSYSIVVGGAATLTLAPASLPGGTNGSAYAQTITATGGTAPYTYAVTAGALPAGLVLASNGALSGTPTVAGTSTFTITGTDALGNYGTQAYTVAIAGANTLSVSPTTLPAATNGTSYNETLNATGGTGPYTYAVSSGALPAGMTLSSTGDITGTPTVAGTYTFTVSVVDANGNFGTQAFTVTVAGANALTVTPPTLPNGTNGTAYAQSMAATGGTGPYAYTVSAGALPTGLTLAAGGALSGTPTVAGTSTFTVSVVDANGDFGSQAYTVTIAGANTLSVSPTTLPAATNGTSYNEALNATGGTGPYTYSVSSGALPAGLTLSPTGGITGTPTTAGTYTFTIQVIDANGDFGTQAFTVAVAGAATLSIDPATLPGGTNGTAYSASLVESGGTAPYTFAVTSGALPAGLALDSAGLLSGTPTIAGSYTFTVTGTDANGDFGSRSYTVSIAGADVLAISPATLPAGTNGSAYNETLTASGGTGPYSYSVSSGSLPTGVTLSSTGDLTGTPTVAGTYTFTVSVIDANGDFGSQTYSVTVAGANALTISPSTLPAATNGTPYNQTLTTSGGTAPYTYSVSSGSLPTGVTLSSTGDLTGTPATAGTYTFTVSVIDANGDFGSQTYSVTVAGANALTISPATLPAATNGSAYNETLTTSGGTAPYTYSVSSGSLPTGVTLSSTGDLIGTPTTAGTYTFTVSVIDANGDFGSQTYSVTVAGANALTISPSTLPAGTNGSAYNETLTASGGTAPYSYSVSSGSLPTGVTLSSTGDLTGTPTTAGTYTFTVSVIDANGDFGSQTYSVTVAGANALTIAPATLPGATNGSAYNETLTASGGTAPYSYSVSSGSLPTGVTLSSTGDLTGTPTTAGTYTFTVSVIDANGDFGSQTYSVTVAGANALTISPSTLPAATNGSAYNETLTTSGGTAPYTYSVSSGSLPTGVTLSSTGVLTGTPTVAGTYTFTVSVIDANGDFGSQTYSVTVAGANALTISPATLPAATNGTAYNQTLTTAGGTAPYTYSVSSGSLPTGLALSSTGGITGTPTTAGTYTFTVSVIDANGDFGSQTYSVTVAGANALTISPSTLPSATNGTAYTQTLTTSGGTAPYTYAVSSGSLPTGLVLSSTGDITGTPTTAGTYTLTVSVIDANGDFGSQTYSVTVAGANALTISPSTLPAATNGTAYNQTLTTSGGTAPYTYSVSSGALPTGVSLSSTGDLTGTPTVAGTYTFTVSVIDANGDFGSQTYSVTVAGANTLTVTPPTLPNGTNGTAYAQSMAAIGGTGPYTYVVSSGTLPTGLSLASGGALTGTPTVSGSSTFTVSVTDANGNFGSQAYTVAIAGANTLTVTPPTLPNGTNGTAYAQSMAAVGGTGPYTYVVSSGTLPTGLSLASGGALSGTPSVAGTSTFTVSVTDANGNFGSQAYTVAIAGATNLAITPATLPAGTNGAPYTQAITATGGTPTYAYTITSGALPSGLTLTSAGALSGTPTTSGSYTLTVGVTDANGNSGTQAYTLVVAGAQSLTINPGTLPNGNAGAPYSQAFNAGGVAATYTVASGAVPPGLVLGSNGVLSGTPTAAGTYTFTVRGDDANGNFGTRTVTLLIGDSLRADPTRDPGVSDGIQGQVDAARRAGELQMGHVFRRLASSPTNCTVREGEASNDDACDDRIQVWATGTREQHYNRDGSSYLGAFTVGGDVAVGTGRFGVALGSGWDAATRASGVRGDVDSRAMMVYGRIPVQDAIAIDVVAGKSSLDLDNRRTTTGGTALGNRDGDTTFGGIGIAADWTIGAATLAPYARYEFASTQLDGYAEAGPNAVALSYSQLRTRTTSFVFGTELGYGLHFDWGTLTPRLRIEMRQRNGDDVSQAMAYVDRPATQYLLVRPGVDDRAVLAAFGVEAAFHGVTLQLEYGTAGSALDNFEGQTLRFGLRAGF, encoded by the coding sequence ATGTTCAGCCGTCTCATCCGTGCGATGGGCGCCACGCTTGTGGTGCTCGCGGCACTCATCGCTGCGCCTGCTAACGCGAACAACAAGACCGTCAACGGCATCACCGTCGAGACAAACTGGAGCCAGATCCAGCGTGGTCTCCCGTACTCCTACCAGATCGCCCCGAGCGGGCCGTCCGGGTATGTCGGCACCTACAACTTCAGCCAGCTGAGCGGCACGTTGCCCCAGGGCATCACCGTGTCGCCGACCGGGCTGGTCACCGGCACCACGTGCGAGAACAACGGCAACTACGCCGGCATCGGCCTGCGCATCTCGACGAACCAGGCCACGCCGACGGTCGCCGACTTCACCGCCGGCAACGCGCATTCGGTCAACGTCACGACGTCGCCGACCGGCAGCTGCGCCGTCACCGTCGCGGGCACGCCGCCCAACGGCGTCGTCGGTGTGTCGTACGCGGGCGCGGTCACGGCGAGCGGCGGCGTTTCGCCGTACGTGTACGCGCTGACCTCCGGCACCTTGCCGCCCGGCGTGGTGTTGAACACCGCGACCGGCGCGCTCACCGGCACGCCGACCACCGCCGGCACCTACACCTTCAGCATCTACGTCACCGACGTGGGCGCGCGCACGGGCGTGGGCACGTTCACCGTCACCATCGCCCCGGCCGCGACGATCACCGTCGCGCCGGCGACGCTGCCCAACGGCACGACCACCGTTGCGTACAGCCAGACGGTCTCCGCGAGCGGCGGCACCGCGCCGTACACCTTCGCGCTCTCCGCGGGCACGCTGCCGACGGGCCTGGCCCTGTCGGCGAGCGGCGCGATCACCGGCACGCCGACGGTCGCGGGCACCTACAACTTCACCGTGCGCGGCACCGACAACGTCGGCAACACCGGCACGCGTGCGTACACCGTGGCCATCGCCGGCAGCGCCACGCTGACGGTCAATCCGGCGACGCTGCCGGGTGGCACGAACGGCACGGCGTATTCGCAGAACATCACGGCGACCGGTGGCACCGCGCCTTACACGTTCGCAGTCACCGCGGGTTCGCTGCCGACGGGTTTGGCGCTGACGTCCGGTGGCGTGCTCTCGGGCACGCCGACGGTTGCGGGCTCGTACACCTTCACCGTCACCGGCACGGATGCGAACGGTAACTTCGGTACGCGCAGCTACACGGTGGTCGTCGCGGGTGCTTCGACGCTGACGGTCAATCCGGCGACGTTGCCGGGTGGCACGAATGGTTCCGCGTATTCGCAGAACATCACTGCGACTGGCGGCACCGCGCCTTACACGTTTGCTGTCACCGCGGGTTCGCTGCCGACGGGTTTGACGCTGACGTCCGGTGGCGTGCTCTCGGGAACGCCCACTGCAGCTGGCTCGTACACGTTCACCGTCACCGGCTCGGATGCGAACGGTAACTTCGGTTCGCGCAGCTACACCGTGGTTGTCGCGGGCGCCTCGACGCTGACGATCAATCCCGCAACGCTGCCTGGTGGCACGAATGGATCTGCGTACTCGCAGAACATCACTGCAACGGGCGGCACTGCCCCTTACACCTTCGCCGTCACGGCGGGTTCGCTGCCGACGGGTTTGACGCTGACGTCGGCCGGCGTGCTCTCTGGAACGCCGACTGCAGCCGGCTCGTTCACGTTCACCGTCACCGGCTCGGATGCGAACGGTAACTTCGGTTCGCGCAGCTACACCGTGGTTGTCGCGGGCGCCTCGACGCTGACGATCAATCCGGCGACGCTGCCTGGTGGTACGAACGGCTCCGCCTATTCGCAGAACATCACCGCAACGGGCGGCACCGCGCCTTACAGCTTCGCCGTCACCGCGGGTGCGTTGCCGAACGGGTTGACGCTTTCGTCCACTGGCGTGCTCTCGGGCACCCCGACGATCGCGGGTTCCTACACCTTCACCGTCACCGGCACCGACGCGAACGGCAACTTCGGCGCGCGCAGCTACACCGTCGCGATCGCCGGGGCCAACACGTTGTCGATTTCGCCGGCGACGTTGCCGGCCGCCGCCAACGGGGCCGCGTACAGCCAGTCGCTCAGCGCGACGGGCGGCACGGCGCCGTACACGTACTCGGTGTCGAGCGGTGCGCTGCCCGCGGGCATGACGGTTTCCGCCGCCGGTGTCGTCAGCGGCACGCCGACGGTGGCGGGCACGTACTCGTTCACCGTGTCGGTGGTCGACGCGAACGGCAACTTCGGCACCCAGTCCTACAGCATCGTCGTCGGTGGCGCGGCCACGCTCACCCTCGCGCCGGCCTCGCTGCCGGGCGGCACGAACGGATCGGCGTACGCGCAGACCATCACTGCGACCGGCGGCACCGCGCCGTACACGTACGCGGTCACCGCGGGTGCGCTGCCGGCCGGCCTGGTGCTCGCGTCGAACGGCGCGCTCTCCGGCACGCCGACCGTCGCGGGCACGTCCACCTTCACCATCACCGGCACGGATGCGCTCGGCAACTACGGCACGCAGGCGTACACCGTCGCGATCGCCGGTGCGAACACGTTGTCCGTCTCGCCGACGACGCTGCCGGCCGCGACGAACGGCACGAGCTACAACGAAACGTTGAACGCCACTGGCGGTACCGGCCCGTACACCTACGCGGTGTCGAGCGGTGCGCTGCCGGCCGGCATGACGTTGTCTTCGACCGGTGACATCACCGGCACGCCGACGGTCGCGGGCACGTACACGTTCACCGTGTCGGTGGTCGACGCCAACGGCAACTTCGGCACGCAGGCGTTCACCGTGACGGTCGCGGGTGCGAACGCGCTGACGGTCACGCCGCCCACGCTGCCGAACGGCACCAACGGCACCGCCTACGCGCAGTCGATGGCCGCCACCGGTGGCACCGGCCCGTACGCGTACACGGTGTCTGCCGGTGCGTTGCCGACCGGCCTCACGCTCGCCGCGGGGGGCGCGCTGTCCGGCACGCCGACGGTCGCGGGCACGTCCACGTTCACCGTGTCGGTGGTCGATGCGAACGGCGATTTCGGGTCGCAGGCGTACACCGTCACGATCGCGGGCGCGAACACGCTGTCGGTGTCGCCGACCACGCTGCCGGCCGCGACGAACGGCACCAGCTACAACGAAGCCTTGAACGCGACCGGCGGCACGGGCCCGTACACCTATTCGGTGTCGAGCGGTGCGCTGCCGGCCGGCCTCACGCTGTCGCCGACCGGCGGCATCACCGGCACGCCGACGACGGCGGGCACGTACACCTTCACCATCCAGGTCATCGACGCCAACGGCGACTTCGGCACGCAGGCGTTCACCGTCGCCGTCGCCGGCGCCGCGACGCTGTCGATCGATCCGGCGACGCTGCCGGGCGGCACGAACGGCACCGCGTACTCGGCGTCGCTGGTCGAATCCGGCGGCACCGCGCCTTACACCTTCGCCGTCACCAGCGGCGCATTGCCGGCGGGCCTGGCGCTGGATTCGGCGGGCCTGCTCTCGGGCACGCCCACGATCGCTGGCAGCTACACCTTCACCGTCACCGGCACGGATGCGAATGGCGACTTCGGTTCGCGCAGCTACACCGTGTCGATCGCCGGCGCGGACGTGCTGGCGATCTCGCCTGCGACGCTGCCGGCGGGGACGAATGGTTCGGCTTACAACGAAACGCTGACGGCTTCGGGCGGGACTGGTCCTTACAGCTACTCCGTGTCGAGCGGTTCGCTGCCGACTGGCGTCACGCTGTCCTCGACCGGTGATCTGACCGGTACGCCGACGGTTGCCGGCACCTACACCTTCACCGTGTCGGTGATCGATGCGAATGGTGACTTTGGCTCGCAGACGTATTCGGTGACGGTTGCCGGCGCGAATGCGCTGACGATTTCCCCGTCGACGCTGCCGGCCGCAACGAATGGCACCCCGTACAACCAGACGCTTACGACTTCCGGTGGCACCGCGCCTTACACCTACTCGGTGTCGAGTGGTTCGTTGCCGACCGGCGTGACTTTGTCTTCGACCGGTGATCTGACCGGCACGCCGGCGACCGCCGGCACCTACACCTTCACCGTGTCGGTGATCGACGCCAACGGCGACTTCGGTTCGCAGACGTATTCGGTGACGGTTGCCGGCGCGAATGCACTGACGATCTCGCCGGCGACGCTGCCGGCCGCAACGAATGGTTCGGCTTACAACGAAACGCTGACGACCTCGGGCGGCACGGCTCCTTACACCTACTCGGTGTCGAGCGGATCGCTGCCGACGGGCGTCACGCTGTCTTCGACCGGTGATCTCATCGGCACGCCGACGACCGCCGGCACCTACACGTTCACCGTGTCGGTGATCGATGCGAACGGCGACTTCGGATCCCAGACGTACTCGGTCACGGTTGCCGGCGCGAATGCGCTGACCATCTCCCCGTCGACGCTGCCGGCTGGCACCAACGGTTCGGCGTACAACGAAACGCTGACCGCTTCGGGCGGAACTGCTCCTTACAGCTACTCGGTGTCGAGCGGTTCGCTGCCGACTGGCGTCACGCTGTCCTCGACCGGTGATCTCACCGGCACGCCGACGACCGCCGGCACCTACACGTTCACCGTGTCGGTGATCGATGCGAACGGCGACTTCGGATCCCAGACGTACTCGGTCACGGTTGCTGGCGCGAACGCCCTCACGATCGCTCCGGCTACGCTGCCTGGCGCAACGAATGGTTCGGCTTACAACGAAACGCTGACCGCTTCGGGCGGCACCGCTCCGTACAGCTACTCGGTGTCGAGTGGTTCGTTGCCGACCGGTGTGACGTTGTCCTCGACCGGTGATCTCACCGGCACGCCGACGACCGCCGGCACCTACACGTTCACTGTCTCGGTGATCGACGCCAACGGCGACTTCGGCTCGCAGACCTACTCGGTGACGGTTGCCGGTGCGAATGCGCTGACGATCTCGCCGTCGACACTGCCTGCCGCAACGAATGGTTCGGCTTATAACGAAACGCTGACGACCTCGGGCGGCACTGCTCCTTACACCTACTCGGTGTCGAGCGGCTCGCTGCCGACCGGTGTCACGCTGTCCTCAACCGGTGTTCTCACCGGCACGCCGACGGTGGCTGGCACCTACACCTTCACCGTGTCGGTGATCGATGCGAACGGTGACTTCGGTTCCCAGACGTACTCGGTCACGGTTGCTGGCGCGAATGCGCTGACGATCTCGCCCGCAACGCTGCCCGCCGCAACGAACGGCACTGCGTACAACCAGACGCTGACGACCGCCGGTGGCACCGCGCCCTACACCTACTCGGTGTCGAGCGGCTCGCTCCCGACCGGCCTGGCGCTGTCGTCGACGGGTGGCATCACCGGCACGCCGACGACCGCCGGCACCTACACCTTCACCGTGTCGGTCATCGACGCCAACGGCGACTTCGGTTCGCAGACGTATTCGGTGACGGTTGCCGGCGCGAATGCGCTGACGATCTCCCCGTCGACGCTGCCGTCCGCAACTAATGGCACCGCGTACACCCAGACGCTGACGACTTCCGGTGGCACCGCGCCTTACACCTACGCGGTGTCGAGCGGCTCGCTCCCGACCGGCCTGGTGCTTTCGTCGACCGGTGACATCACGGGCACGCCGACGACCGCCGGCACCTACACCCTCACCGTGTCGGTGATCGATGCGAACGGTGACTTCGGTTCCCAGACGTACTCGGTCACGGTTGCTGGCGCGAATGCGCTGACGATCTCCCCGTCGACGCTGCCGGCCGCAACGAATGGCACCGCGTACAACCAGACGCTGACGACTTCCGGTGGCACCGCGCCTTACACCTACTCGGTGTCGAGTGGTGCGTTGCCGACCGGTGTGAGTTTGTCTTCGACCGGTGATCTCACTGGCACGCCGACGGTTGCTGGCACCTACACGTTCACCGTGTCGGTGATCGACGCCAACGGCGACTTCGGCTCGCAGACCTACTCGGTAACGGTCGCCGGTGCCAACACGCTGACGGTCACGCCGCCCACGCTGCCCAACGGCACCAACGGCACCGCGTACGCGCAGTCGATGGCGGCGATCGGTGGCACGGGTCCGTACACCTACGTCGTCTCCAGTGGCACGCTGCCGACCGGCCTGTCGCTCGCTTCGGGCGGTGCGCTCACGGGCACGCCGACGGTGTCGGGCTCCTCCACGTTCACCGTGTCGGTCACCGATGCGAACGGCAACTTCGGTTCGCAGGCGTACACCGTCGCGATCGCCGGCGCCAACACGCTGACGGTCACGCCGCCCACGCTGCCCAACGGCACCAACGGCACGGCGTACGCGCAGTCGATGGCGGCGGTCGGTGGCACGGGTCCGTACACCTACGTCGTCTCCAGCGGCACGCTGCCGACGGGCCTGTCGCTCGCTTCGGGCGGTGCGCTGTCGGGCACGCCGAGCGTCGCGGGCACCTCCACGTTCACCGTGTCGGTCACCGATGCCAACGGCAACTTCGGTTCGCAGGCCTACACGGTGGCGATCGCGGGTGCGACCAACCTGGCCATCACGCCGGCGACGCTGCCGGCCGGCACCAACGGTGCGCCGTACACGCAGGCGATCACCGCGACCGGCGGCACGCCCACCTACGCGTACACGATCACCAGTGGTGCGCTGCCGTCGGGCCTGACGCTCACGAGCGCCGGTGCGTTGTCGGGCACGCCGACGACGTCGGGGTCGTACACCCTCACCGTCGGCGTCACCGATGCGAACGGCAACTCCGGCACCCAGGCCTACACGCTCGTCGTGGCCGGCGCGCAGTCGCTGACCATCAACCCGGGCACGCTGCCGAACGGCAACGCCGGCGCGCCTTACTCGCAGGCGTTCAACGCAGGTGGCGTCGCTGCGACGTACACCGTGGCATCCGGTGCGGTGCCTCCGGGCCTGGTGCTCGGCAGCAACGGCGTGTTGTCCGGCACGCCCACCGCGGCCGGCACGTACACGTTCACCGTGCGCGGCGACGATGCGAACGGCAACTTCGGCACGCGCACCGTCACGCTGTTGATCGGCGATTCGCTGCGCGCCGATCCGACGCGCGATCCGGGCGTCAGCGATGGCATCCAGGGCCAGGTGGACGCCGCACGCCGCGCCGGCGAGCTGCAGATGGGCCACGTGTTCCGCCGCCTCGCGTCCTCGCCGACCAACTGCACCGTGCGCGAAGGCGAGGCGTCGAACGACGACGCCTGCGACGACCGAATCCAGGTCTGGGCGACCGGCACGCGCGAACAGCACTACAACCGCGATGGCAGTTCGTACCTCGGCGCGTTCACCGTCGGCGGCGACGTCGCCGTCGGCACGGGCCGCTTCGGTGTCGCGCTGGGTTCGGGCTGGGATGCGGCGACGCGCGCCTCGGGCGTGCGCGGCGACGTCGACAGCCGCGCGATGATGGTCTACGGCCGCATCCCGGTGCAGGACGCGATCGCCATCGACGTGGTGGCCGGCAAGTCCTCGCTCGACCTGGACAACCGCCGCACCACCACCGGTGGCACGGCGCTGGGCAACCGCGATGGCGACACCACGTTCGGCGGCATCGGCATCGCGGCGGACTGGACCATCGGCGCCGCCACGCTCGCCCCGTACGCGCGTTACGAGTTCGCCAGCACGCAGCTCGACGGCTATGCGGAAGCGGGCCCGAACGCAGTGGCGCTGTCGTACAGCCAGCTGCGCACGCGCACCACGTCCTTCGTGTTCGGCACGGAGCTGGGCTACGGCCTGCACTTCGACTGGGGCACGCTGACGCCGCGCCTGCGCATCGAGATGCGCCAGCGCAACGGCGACGACGTCAGCCAGGCGATGGCGTACGTCGACCGTCCGGCCACGCAGTACCTGCTGGTCCGCCCGGGCGTGGACGATCGCGCGGTGCTGGCGGCGTTCGGTGTCGAGGCCGCCTTCCACGGCGTGACCCTGCAGCTGGAATACGGCACCGCGGGCAGCGCGCTGGACAACTTCGAAGGCCAGACCCTCCGCTTCGGGCTGCGCGCCGGCTTCTGA